GGTGGCCGGCATCAAGCTGACCGCCCCCGTGGAGCCCGTGGACCTCTACGCCGCGCTCTGCGAGGGCATGAGCAGACAACGGAGCCGACCGGTGGAGTTCCGGATGGCCGCGTTCCCCGAAGGGACGGCCAGCGGGCTGTGGCTCGACCTGGCGCACCGCGACCTGATCGTCATCGAGGAACGCACGGCGCCGGACCACCAGTTGGTGATCCTGGGTCACGAACTGTGGCACATGAAGGCCGGCCACTGCAGCCACCACGTCGACGGCGCCGCCGTCGCCGCGCGGCTGCTGGCCGACGAGGCCGACATCGGCGAGACGGTCCGCCGCGTCGCCGCCCGCACCCGTGCCGACGTCCGGGAGGAGACGGAGGCGGAGACCTTCGGGCTGCTGCTCGGCAGCCGGTGCCGGAACTGGCTGGCCGG
This Streptomyces sp. NBC_00539 DNA region includes the following protein-coding sequences:
- a CDS encoding toxin-antitoxin system, toxin component, which gives rise to MSIGREQRRLCAELVAGIKLTAPVEPVDLYAALCEGMSRQRSRPVEFRMAAFPEGTASGLWLDLAHRDLIVIEERTAPDHQLVILGHELWHMKAGHCSHHVDGAAVAARLLADEADIGETVRRVAARTRADVREETEAETFGLLLGSRCRNWLAGSGGHRAPAQRDQLAGRIETSLGYRGHRNEL